One window of Calditrichota bacterium genomic DNA carries:
- a CDS encoding cold-shock protein, producing the protein MQTGTVKLWEPAKGYGFILGDDDEEYFVHVSDLDITLQNKGLREGQRVSFDIRSDLKGEKAVNVRIVH; encoded by the coding sequence ATGCAAACCGGTACCGTTAAATTGTGGGAACCTGCAAAGGGTTACGGGTTCATTCTCGGCGATGACGATGAAGAGTATTTTGTTCACGTCAGCGATCTGGATATTACGCTTCAAAACAAAGGACTCCGGGAGGGTCAGCGGGTTTCTTTCGACATCCGCAGCGACCTGAAGGGGGAAAAAGCGGTCAATGTAAGAATCGTGCACTAA